In Pirellulales bacterium, the genomic stretch GCCACAACAGGTCGTAGCCGAAGAGGATGACGGCCAGGCCGAAGATCGTGAAAATCACGACCAACGTGGCACGAAACATCTCCGTTCGGGACGGCCAGGAAACCTTGTTCATCTCCGCTTCGACAGCGATCAAAAAATCAGCAATTCGCGGGACGTTAACGGCGCGGAACGCCAGCCAAACGCCCCCGAAAACAAGCGCCAGGGGCAGCAAGTACCGGGCGTAGCCGTTGATCGCGTCATAGGTCGCCTTACCTGCCGCGGCACCCCCTTCAGCGGCCTCACCACCCAGCAGCAGGTTCGTGAATGGCAGGACCTTGTCGCTCATGTAATCCAGGAGCGACCAGCCC encodes the following:
- the secE gene encoding preprotein translocase subunit SecE is translated as MMKEGNTATATLWRDLFSLGFYKRSQGRIARQATFIILALVVCLAGWSLLDYMSDKVLPFTNLLLGGEAAEGGAAAGKATYDAINGYARYLLPLALVFGGVWLAFRAVNVPRIADFLIAVEAEMNKVSWPSRTEMFRATLVVIFTIFGLAVILFGYDLLWRGLLQLLGVLPG